Proteins encoded by one window of Calidithermus timidus DSM 17022:
- the rplX gene encoding 50S ribosomal protein L24 gives MEKAKLHVKKGDTVLVISGSKDRTDPKTGEFKPGIKGKTGKVLAVNPKEQTVVVEGINIIKRAVRPNPRNPQGGFVEKEGPLHVSKVMPVCPNCGKPTRVRKKEVDEGGKTRRIRVCVHCGGALDTKEK, from the coding sequence ATGGAAAAGGCCAAGCTTCACGTGAAGAAGGGGGACACCGTCTTGGTGATCTCCGGCAGCAAGGACCGCACCGACCCTAAGACCGGCGAGTTTAAGCCCGGCATCAAGGGCAAGACCGGCAAGGTGCTCGCGGTCAACCCCAAGGAACAGACCGTGGTGGTGGAGGGGATCAACATCATCAAGCGCGCCGTGCGCCCCAACCCCCGCAACCCCCAGGGCGGCTTCGTGGAGAAGGAAGGCCCGCTGCACGTCTCCAAGGTGATGCCGGTCTGCCCCAATTGCGGCAAGCCTACCCGCGTGCGCAAGAAGGAAGTTGACGAGGGTGGCAAGACCCGCCGTATCCGCGTGTGCGTGCACTGCGGTGGCGCCTTGGACACGAAGGAGAAGTGA
- the rplN gene encoding 50S ribosomal protein L14 — MIQNETVLDVADNTGARKIAAIRIMGGSNRKYASVGDIIVASVKEAIPRGMVKEGEVVKAVVVRTAKEIRRADGSTIRFDTNAAVIINNQNEPRGTRVFGPVARELRERGFMKIVSLAPEVL, encoded by the coding sequence ATGATCCAGAACGAAACCGTACTCGACGTGGCCGACAATACCGGAGCCCGCAAGATCGCGGCCATACGCATCATGGGGGGTTCCAACCGCAAGTACGCCAGCGTGGGCGACATCATCGTGGCTTCGGTCAAGGAGGCCATCCCGCGCGGCATGGTCAAGGAGGGCGAGGTGGTCAAGGCCGTGGTGGTGCGCACCGCCAAGGAGATCCGCCGTGCCGATGGTAGTACCATTCGCTTCGACACCAATGCCGCCGTGATCATCAACAACCAGAACGAGCCTCGCGGCACGCGCGTCTTCGGCCCGGTGGCCCGCGAACTGCGTGAGCGCGGCTTCATGAAGATCGTCTCCTTGGCCCCCGAGGTGCTGTGA